GCGGAGGCTGGAGAAAAGAGAGCCTGGCTGGTCCCTGGGGGAGACGGGGCTCTGAGAGGGGACAGGGGGCTTCTGTTCAGACCGGAGGGCAGAGGACAGGGgaccagggagggagggggctcagCCACAGGAGACTCTGCATGAGCTAGAGCTGGTGAGGGGCGGGAGGACTCAACTGCTGTAGGTATTATGTGTAATTCTTCACTGAGCAGTAACTGTTGAAgactgatgatgataataatatttaTGTCTGGGTGTCACTACAGAAAAAGACATAAGCAGGACAGTAAACACTGTCCTTACCCGACACCCTTAGAAACTGACAAATAAAAGCAGGCTGTGGAATTCCTGGGAACTCTCCTTCCTTCATCCCCAGGTACTAATGTCTGGAGCCTGGTCCAGGCCCTGGGTTTCAAGCAGGATCAGACAAGCCCCTGCCCTCACGGAGCCCGCGCTCTGTGGGGAGGAAGACAGACAAGCAGAGAGATGGAGAGTGTGCTGGCAGGTGCTCCAGGCGTCACGCAGGAACCCGAGCGGGGAAGGGTCAGCAGTGAGCACGGAGGGTCTTTACAGCAGCCGGTCGGAGGGAGGGGCATCTCCCAAGAGGCCCTGAGTGTGAGCAGGCGTGTGAGGGCAGCGAGGGGGTGAGCCAGGGGACAGCTGGGGAAGCAGAGGGAAAAACGAGCCCAGAGGGGCTGAAGTGACGGGGGTCATGCTGCTGAcctaaaaccacacacacacacacatgcacacacacccacactaaGGCTGAGGGATGAAGAGACCGGCTCAGGACCCAGAGCACCATTTTCCCATCCCCCACGCAGGTCACAATAGTAActgatttctctctcttccctcctagTCTCACTCTTAACTTTCCGGACCCCGCCCACCACTGCCCAGCTCACTGTTGAAACGGTGCCCCCCCTTGCTGCAGAAGGGTTGGATGTTCTTCTACTTGCCCACAACGTGACAAAGAATCCTCTAGGCTATGCCTGGTACAGAGGAGAAAGGGTAGACAACGCCCAGCTAATTGCATCGTATAGGGTAGATAATAATGCAACTACCAATGGGTCTGTATACAGCAGACGGGAGACACTTTACCCCAACGGAACCCTGCTGATCCAGAACGTCGCCCAGAAAGACACAGGATCCTACACCCTGCTCGTTACAAAGAAGGATttacagacagaaagacagattGGACACCTCCACGTGCACCGTGAGTGCTTCCTGTTTGACCTCGAGGTGTTTggcaggcgggggcgggggtggagggttGCGGTTGAATTCTGTTCACACAGGACTGACAGCCCCGGAAGTTGCCCCCATCCCCCTCTGCACTATGTCCCATGTTGGGGTTTGAACATTCAGTGCAGGACACACGCTGCGGAGACAAACTCCAAAGGGTCAGAAATGCTTCCAGGAAGCCAGGCCCTGCAGACACTGTGCAGAGAGAAGGATGGGCTGATGGAGGCACTCAGCAGAGGGACAGCACTCTCAGTCCAGCCCCCTGGCCCCTCCCCGTGACCAGGACCCTGAGGAAGACCCTGCAGGACTCAGGGAAGACCCTGGCCTGAGGGCCCCAGGGATCCTCACAGAGAAGCTCAGCCCCAGGAAGCCCCTCCCGGACCCTGTCCCAGGGCTCCTGCCTCCAGTGACACTGGGAAGCCTGTGACAAATCCCTAGGCTCCCAAGCTGGTCACCAGCCAGGGCTCAGCCCCGAGAGCCACATCCATGCAGGGGCACAGCCTGGTCCTACTCCTGAGACTCGGCATGGAGAGCACACAGGTACAAGGTCCCCAGGAATCAACCAAATGCCCTGAGGAACTTGGAGACTCCAGAGAAATCTCAGCACCCCCAGAGAGGAACAGAGGAAGGAAGACACTCCTGGCAGCTCCTCGACCCCAGGGTGCCACCCAGGGAGCTCTCTCCCGAGGCTGGTTGATGAAACCAGGATAGATGCCAGGTGGTCTCTGAATCCCACCCAGGTCTGTCCACCACTGAACGCTGCTGCACAGTCGACCCCCGAGGAAGCCTGTGCTTCTCCCAGACATAGAGCAGGTGGCCTCACACTCTGAGCTCAGGTCCCCATGCCTTCATCTTACCATACACAAGCATGCCTTATTCTGTAAAGACTCTGTCTGGCTGAGAGGCAAATGATGCCAGTTTTGTTTGAAGGTGTTTCTAGAGGAGGCTAAGGtataaagaaagggaaagtgttagtcgctcaatcacgtcccagtctttgctaccccatgtgCTATAGCCCAGCAAGTTCCGCTGTCCttgaaactctccaggcaagaatgctgactGGGTAGcaattcccatctccaggggatcttcccaacccagggattgagcccagggctcctgcactggcaggcagattctttactgtctgagccgccagggatgCTCAGGGCAATGTTCTCTGTTATCTGCACAGCGGTGCTACCCTCACCCGTCATCACCAGCAACAACTCCAACCCCAGGGAGCACGAGGACACTGTGGTGTTAACATGTGGATCTGAGACCCAGAACACCTCCTACATGTGGTGGATCAAGAGTCAGAGCCTCCCCAAGAGCATGAGGCTGGAACTGTCCGAGGACAAGAGGACTCTCACAGTAGTCACCGTGACAAGGAATGACACAGGACCCTATGTGTGTGAAGCCCGGAACCCAGTGAGTGTCAGCCGCAGTGACCCATTCACCCTGGATGTCCTCTGTGAGTAACCTCTGTTCCTATGTGATCTGAGCTGCCCACCCAAATGCACGTTGCCAGAGGCCAATTGACACCCATCCCTCTCAGGTCCGAGTACATGGGCCATCACCCCTGGACACCCAGACTGGACGTGACTTCCTGTCCCAGGCAAGTCCAGGCAGGTCCACCTTGAATGAAGCCAGGGAGGGGATGGGCTGCTCTGTGTTGGTGGCTGAGGATCACCAGAATGTGATGGGAGAAACAAAGTAATGTCAGATTCACAGTGAATGAGCATAAAGGACCCAGGGGCCCCGTACAGACAAAgaacttcccttccctctgactgCACCACATGTGGCTTTCTGCTCTTTGCTCCAAATGGTCCGGAAACCCCACCACTTCCCctcagactcctctgaccatccAGAGGGTACCTCAAGCTCTCCTGCCACACAGCCTCTCACCCAGCCACACAGCGCTCCCGGCTTGTCAGTGTGAGACCCGGCAATGTGCCCAGGCTCTCTATCCCCAATCACAACATGTACTCTCAGGTCCTGCACTCTCTGACTGGCCTGGATAGCACCACAGTCAGAAAACCAAGGTTCCCAGGGCTGATAGCACAGAGCTGTCCAGTACTAGAGTGTTGTCCCAGCAACCAGGCAAGGGTCCCCCTGGCGTGATCTGGGGGTCAGAGAAGATATGTGATCGTCTCTTTCCCGTTGTCACCTGATCAAAGGCCCAGGGCCTTCCTCACAGTCACCTTTACAGAGGTCACTGGGCCCCGAGACTGCGGAGGGAGCAAGGCCCAGGCCCCCGACCCACTCTCAGCAGTCACCCCTCTCTCTCTACACAGCCCCGGTGGCACAGCCCTCCCTCCAAGCCAGCAACACCACAGTCACAGAACACGAGGGCCCCGTGGTCCTGACCTGCCTCGCAGATGAGACTGGGGTCTCCATACGCTGGTTCTTCAAAGGCCAGAGTCTCCTTCTCGCAGAGTGGGTGCCATtcgctactccaggggatcatcctgacccaaggatcaaacacgagtctactgcactgcaggcgcTCTTCCCGtataggccaccagggaagcccattttaaccTGGATAACCTTCTTTTTAATTCCACCAACAATTAGCCTGTCATCTCATTTCCTTCACTTCAAGCCATTGGAACGTGTGctgtctctcccctcctcaccccctgATTTCTCCTGGCCCTCTGCTGTGAAGCCTCATTGCCAAGACCGCTGGAAGCAGCGCTAAAATCAGTCCCTGGGACTTCCTGGGCAGCCCAGCGgtgaagactccaccttccactgcaagggttgctgtgacctcctccaggggatcttccccgcccgGGACTGGGTCCCTGTGTCCTatgtctcctgattggcaggtggGATCGTTACCACTAGTGTCTGCTGGGAAGCCCCGGTGAGTCACAAAGGCTAACACTCCTCTTCCTTATGTGCACCGTGGGGTGCAGTATGCATTCTATAGAGCTGTGTGAATACGCGCCCCAGTGAAGGTGGGATCACAGCAGACGCATTCAGGCAGGAAGTGTCCGTATGCTAGCTGGCACTGCTGTGTAGCGGGCTTGCCGGCACACTCGACTCCACGTCCCTCCCCCTGTCTTTCTTAGTTGCGCTGTCGTCTCTACAGTGGAGTGACACCATTTCTCCCCAGGATGGGCGGTGGTCGTGTGTGGTGAGAGATGGGGGCCTTGAGGACTGTAATTTGTGCAACATAAACTCCTATGACTGTGTGTTGTCTGTTGGCCGGTTAGGTCTCTGGTTTGCAGTGCTCTCACGGCCTCTGGTTTCTCACTGAAATTCCCTCTGACTGCCGCATCCATCACTGAAAGCTGGGTGTTGTCGTGTTACTGTTGTGACCGAGCTGTTTCTCCCCTCGATGCTCTCCATTTTGATTCACAAATCTGGTGGTGTTAGGTGCATGATGCTTATGATTGTTCTAGTTCCTTGGTGGATGAAACTTTTCTCGATATGTAAGGTCTTACTTTGTCTCTTTAGGCTTTTTTGATTTAGAGATTATTGTATCAGACACTCATACAGCCACCACAATTCTCTTTTTATTACTATttgcatagaatatctttttccaacctGACTTCAACCTTCTATGTCTTTGTATCTAAAGTGAGTCCCTTGAAGAGAGTATAGAGATGGGTCATAATTTTAATCCATTCTGTCAACCTCTGCCTTTAATTTGAAGGTTAAGGCTATCTATGAGTCAGATACTTCCCGATAGGAAAGAGCTTCTGCCATCTCGCTACTTGGTATTTGTCCTAtgaattcctctatttcttcctctttggtaGTTAAGTGATTTCCTTTCTGAGGTGTCATTTTGATTCTGTCTTTCCCTTTCCACCTatatttcagttcttttcttAGGGGCTAATTTGAAGATGACAATTAATATCTTAAACATGTATATATCTAGTTGAAATATCAACTAGATTCTATGATGTATAAAACAGACGAGGTGCTCCTATACATCTCCATCCCCCCGATTTTATACACCTATTGTCATAAATTTCAGCCATCCTTATACAATGTGTGTCCATTATATAGATTTATAAATATTGTTCCAAGAAATACCtttgaaatgagaaagaaaagcaagcggttgcaagaaagacaaaaatattggcttaaatgaGATAGCTACCCTGGATCACTCTTAgcactgttctttttctttaattagttttttattggaggataatcgctttaccGAATTCTGTTGTTtccgtcaaacctcaacatgaatcagccataggcgtACATTTACCCCTCcctttggaacctccctccccatcccctctagGCTGATACACAGCCGCGGTCTGAGTTTCCATTGCCATACAGCaatttcccattggctatctgttttacatatggtaatgtaagtttccatgttactgtttccatgcatctcaccctctcctcccctctccctgtgtccataagtccattctctgtgtctgtttctccattgctgccctgtaagcaAATTattcaggaccatttttctagattccgtatatatgtgttagaatacggtatttatctttctttttctgacttacttccctctgtataataggttctaggtgcatccacctcattagaactgactcaaaggcgttcctttttgtggctgagtatattccattgtgtctatgcaccacaatttctttatccattcatctgtcgaaggacatctagggtgcttccatgttccagctcttgtaaatagtgctgcattgaaAAAAGggttgcatgtgtcttttcaattgtggtttcctcGAGgtatgtgcccagcagtgggattgctgggtcatatgttggttttattcctagttttttaaggagtctccattctgtcttccatagtggctgtatcaatttacattcccaccaacagtacaagagcattcccttttctcacaccgtctccaacatttattgtttgttgactttttgatgatggccattctgactggtgtgaagtgatatctcattgtagttttgatttgcatttctctaagaatgagccatgttgagcatcttttcatgtgtttgttgcccATCTCTAtgcaacctagacaggatatttaaaagcagagacattactttgccataaaggtctgtctagtcaaggctatggtttttccagtggtcatgtatggatgtgagagttggactgtgaagaaagctgagcaccgaagaattgatgcttttgacctgtggtgttggagaagactcttgagagtcccttggactgcaaggagatccaaccagtccatctaaaggagatcagtcctgggtgttctttggaaggaatgatgctaaagctgaaactccagtactttggccacctcatgcaaagaattgactcattgaaaaagactctgatgctgggagggattgggggcaggaggggaaggggacgaccgaggatgagatgggtggatggcatcaccaacttgatgggtgtgagtctgagtgaactccaggagttggtgatggacagggaggcctggcgtgctgtgattcatggggtgacaaagagttggacatgactgagcaactgaactgactgatgtcttctttggagaagtgtctgtttaggtctttttcccacttattgattgggttgggttttttttttttcccctggtattgagttgtatgagctgcttgtatattttgcaaattaaccctttgtcagttatttaatttgctattattttctcctattctgagagTTGTATTTTCTCCTTACCatctaaggtccctctagtcaaggctatggtttttcctgtggtcatgtatggatgtgagagttggactgtgaagaaagctgagcgccaaagaattgatgcttttgacctgtggtgttgaagaaaactcttgagactcccttggactacaaggagatccaaccagtccattctgaaggagatcagccctgggatttctttggagggaatgatgccaaagctgaaactccagtactttggacacctcatgtgaagagttgattcattggaaaagactctgatgctgggagggattgggggcaggaggagaaggggtcgacagaggatgagatggctggatggcatcactgactcgatggacgtgagtctgggtgaactccgggagttggtgatggacagggaggcctggcgtgctgcgattcatggggttgcaaagagtcagacatggctgagcatctgaactgaactgaactgacagtttcctttgctgtgtaaaagcttttaagtttgattaggtcccacttgtttacttttgtttttttttgccgtgattgtaggaggtgggtcatagaggatcttgctttggtttatgtcattgaatgttctgcctatagtttcctctaagaattttatagtttctggtcttatattaaggtctttaatccattttgagtttgtctgTGGTGTTAGGAATTGTTCTAATTCCATTGTTTTAcctgtagctgtctagttttcccaggaccgtttattgaagaggctgtctttgccccattctatattcttgccttctttgttaaaaaaaaaaaaaagggtacacATAGGTGCCTGGGTTTATTTgggggctttctgtcttgtttcatTGGCCTATGTTTCTTTCTATGTATGGTCCTGGCACACAAAAAATTatgtgtttttgtgccagtaccatagtgtcttcatgactgtagctttgtagtataatctgaattcaggaaggttgattcctcctgctccattcttctttctcaagactgctttggctatttggggtcttttctgtttccatatgaattgtgaatttttttgttctagttctgtggaaaatgtcattggtagtttgatagggatcacatggaatctgtagattgcatttggtagtatcatcattttcacagtattggttcttcctacccaggaacatggagtatatctccatctgtttctgtcgtctttgatttccttcattagtgtcttatacttttctgtgtacagttcttttgtctccttaggtaagtttattcctagatatttaattctttatgttgtgatgatgaatgggattgattccctaatttctctttctgatttttcaatgttagtttatagaaatgcaagtggtttttgtgtattgattttttatttgcaactttgctaaattcactgattaactctagtaattttctggtagtgtCTTTAGGGTCTGCTGTGTACATTatcctgtcatctgcaaacagtgagagctttacttcttct
The genomic region above belongs to Budorcas taxicolor isolate Tak-1 chromosome 18, Takin1.1, whole genome shotgun sequence and contains:
- the LOC128063171 gene encoding carcinoembryonic antigen-related cell adhesion molecule 6-like gives rise to the protein MEPPSGPASRRHVPWNRLLLAVSLLTFRTPPTTAQLTVETVPPLAAEGLDVLLLAHNVTKNPLGYAWYRGERVDNAQLIASYRVDNNATTNGSVYSRRETLYPNGTLLIQNVAQKDTGSYTLLVTKKDLQTERQIGHLHVHPVLPSPVITSNNSNPREHEDTVVLTCGSETQNTSYMWWIKSQSLPKSMRLELSEDKRTLTVVTVTRNDTGPYVCEARNPVSVSRSDPFTLDVLWRENSRALSVGAITGIVIGVLLVLTPLAVLGCFIFLHRGNWPPASTSGRGPSGSSVSQASLPDARAPAPIYQLSELIRPNTDVYCHISHKADVGP